A genomic segment from Sphingomonas astaxanthinifaciens DSM 22298 encodes:
- a CDS encoding exo-beta-N-acetylmuramidase NamZ family protein — MTVAFGIDRLLADPALRKPLEGRRICLVAHPASVTADLHHSIDALIAAGLNVTAAMGPQHGLKGDKQDNMVETEDEVDPRLGIPVFSLYGEVRRPTGQMMSAADVFLFDLQDLGCRIYTFCTTLLYLLEAAAAAGKEVWVLDRPNPAGRPIEGTLLEPGWESFVGAGPIPMRHGLTMGEMGHWFVRHFGLDVAYKVISMEGWEPEAAPGFGWPADRIWINPSPNAATLNMARAYAGTVMLEGTTLSEGRGTTRALELFAAPGLDARRIETEMRAIAPHWLNGCVLREIFVEPTFHKHAGQLCSGLFIHAEGPAYDHHAFRPWRVQALAFKAIRNLAPDYPLWRDFPYEYEFDKLAIDVINGGPSLRAWVDDRAARADDLDVRTRPDEESWAEQVKPCLLY; from the coding sequence ATGACTGTCGCTTTCGGTATCGACCGCCTTCTCGCCGACCCCGCGCTCCGCAAGCCGCTCGAAGGCCGGCGCATCTGCCTCGTCGCGCACCCCGCCTCGGTCACCGCGGATCTTCACCACAGCATCGACGCGCTGATCGCCGCGGGATTGAACGTCACCGCCGCCATGGGCCCGCAGCATGGGCTGAAGGGCGACAAGCAGGACAATATGGTCGAGACCGAGGACGAAGTGGATCCGCGCCTCGGGATCCCGGTGTTCAGCCTTTACGGTGAGGTTCGCCGCCCGACCGGCCAGATGATGAGCGCCGCCGACGTCTTCCTGTTCGACCTCCAGGACCTCGGCTGCCGGATCTACACCTTCTGCACGACCCTCCTCTACCTTCTCGAGGCAGCGGCTGCCGCGGGCAAGGAAGTATGGGTCCTGGATCGCCCCAATCCCGCCGGCCGCCCGATCGAGGGCACGCTGCTCGAGCCCGGCTGGGAGAGCTTCGTCGGCGCCGGGCCAATCCCGATGCGGCACGGTCTCACCATGGGCGAAATGGGCCACTGGTTCGTCCGCCACTTTGGCCTCGACGTCGCCTACAAAGTGATTTCGATGGAGGGGTGGGAGCCCGAGGCCGCGCCGGGCTTCGGCTGGCCGGCGGACCGCATCTGGATCAACCCGTCGCCCAATGCCGCGACGCTCAACATGGCCCGCGCCTATGCCGGCACGGTGATGCTCGAAGGCACGACGCTGAGCGAGGGCAGGGGGACGACGCGGGCCTTGGAGCTGTTCGCCGCCCCCGGCCTCGACGCCCGGAGAATCGAGACCGAGATGCGCGCCATCGCGCCCCACTGGCTCAACGGCTGCGTGCTTCGCGAGATCTTCGTCGAGCCGACCTTCCACAAGCATGCCGGCCAGCTCTGCTCGGGGCTGTTCATCCATGCCGAAGGCCCGGCCTACGACCACCATGCCTTCCGCCCGTGGCGGGTCCAGGCGCTCGCCTTCAAGGCGATCCGCAACCTGGCGCCCGACTATCCGCTGTGGCGCGACTTCCCCTACGAATATGAGTTCGACAAGCTCGCCATCGACGTCATCAACGGCGGGCCCTCCCTGCGCGCCTGGGTCGACGACCGTGCCGCGCGGGCCGACGACCTCGACGTCCGAACCCGACCCGACGAGGAGAGCTGGGCCGAGCAGGTGAAGCCGTGCCTACTCTACTGA
- a CDS encoding DedA family protein yields MTLEALIAAYGLPVVLLGAALEGETAALLAGMAAHRGWLPLPSVMAALALGSFLSDQGLFLAGRRLGRSARVQGWLAKPAARRAVDLLERRPRVFLLGFRFLWGLRTVSPLVIGASKVPARLYLLCNILAASLWGVLFASLGYIFGAGITRAFGRIEHAEHLLLWAIPIALLIGLGHWLARRRNS; encoded by the coding sequence GTGACGCTCGAGGCGCTGATCGCTGCCTACGGCCTGCCCGTGGTGCTGCTCGGCGCGGCGCTCGAGGGCGAGACCGCGGCGCTCCTCGCCGGCATGGCGGCGCACCGCGGCTGGCTCCCGCTGCCGTCGGTGATGGCCGCGCTCGCGCTCGGCAGCTTCCTCAGCGACCAGGGGCTGTTCCTCGCCGGCCGCCGGCTCGGCCGCTCGGCGCGGGTGCAGGGCTGGCTGGCGAAGCCCGCGGCGAGGCGCGCGGTCGACCTTCTCGAGCGACGCCCGCGCGTCTTTCTCCTGGGCTTTCGCTTCCTGTGGGGCCTGCGCACCGTGTCGCCGCTGGTGATCGGCGCGAGCAAGGTCCCGGCGCGGCTTTACCTCCTCTGCAACATCCTCGCGGCGAGCCTGTGGGGGGTGCTGTTCGCGAGCCTCGGCTATATCTTCGGCGCAGGCATCACCCGCGCCTTCGGCCGGATCGAACATGCCGAGCATCTGCTCCTCTGGGCCATTCCGATCGCGCTGCTGATCGGGCTCGGGCACTGGCTGGCGCGGCGGCGCAATTCCTAG
- a CDS encoding PilZ domain-containing protein, whose protein sequence is MSDPVPDASFPAEQRRSPRASMFIACTLHAGGEHAPVRIRNMSPDGALLETPLLPVPGSRVRLVRETLVAEGIVAWTKDKHLGLRFNSAVSVPIWMGRRPSGATPAQRPLGNDLSMTIALLEHLGDELCASAATVAAHPVALQKLDIAVQLLRALQLQEGSEGRLGQLEALRAASVEAMQWR, encoded by the coding sequence ATGTCCGACCCAGTTCCCGATGCGTCCTTCCCGGCGGAACAGCGCCGAAGCCCGCGCGCGAGCATGTTCATCGCCTGCACGCTTCATGCCGGAGGCGAGCATGCGCCGGTGCGGATTCGCAACATGTCGCCCGACGGTGCCCTGCTCGAGACGCCGCTCCTGCCCGTCCCCGGAAGCCGCGTGCGCCTCGTCCGCGAGACGCTGGTCGCCGAGGGGATCGTCGCCTGGACCAAGGACAAGCATCTCGGGCTCCGCTTCAACAGCGCGGTGTCGGTGCCGATCTGGATGGGCCGCCGGCCGTCCGGTGCCACCCCGGCCCAGCGACCGCTCGGCAACGACCTCAGCATGACCATCGCCCTGCTCGAGCATCTCGGCGACGAGCTCTGCGCCTCGGCCGCGACGGTCGCCGCGCATCCGGTCGCGCTGCAGAAGCTCGACATCGCGGTGCAGCTACTGCGCGCGCTCCAGCTCCAGGAGGGGTCGGAAGGCCGGCTCGGGCAACTCGAGGCGCTGCGCGCCGCCAGCGTCGAGGCGATGCAGTGGCGCTGA
- a CDS encoding aspartyl/asparaginyl beta-hydroxylase domain-containing protein: protein MSLDALDDAGLDALIAREPGNVAALAERGHRRAEAGDHRAAVAFFKAALGAASELARSGALPATLRAPIERAQRGLQEGHLAFQRHLEDSLAAAGFPEGRRPEGFQHSLDLMLGRRQLTGTSIQQPGQYYYPGLPQRRYYEASDFAWAPAVEAAAPAIRAELEAYLAQGNAEFRPYLVSNPDRPPSNFHGLTDNPAWSTLYLWENGRANAAVAERFPATMAAMASVDLARISVRAPSILFSRLGPGATIPPHHGAINARLICHLPLIVPGGCGFRVGGETRAWHEGKLLIFDDSVLHEAWNNSAEDRIILIFDCWRPEVPADDRRAIAAMFEAIDGY, encoded by the coding sequence ATGAGCCTCGACGCGCTCGACGACGCCGGGCTCGACGCCCTCATCGCGCGCGAGCCCGGGAATGTCGCGGCGCTGGCCGAGCGGGGCCATCGCCGGGCGGAGGCGGGCGATCACCGCGCCGCGGTCGCCTTCTTCAAGGCCGCGCTCGGCGCCGCGTCCGAACTGGCCCGGTCGGGGGCCTTGCCGGCGACCCTCCGCGCGCCGATCGAGCGGGCCCAGCGCGGGCTGCAGGAGGGGCATCTCGCCTTCCAGCGGCATCTCGAGGACAGCCTCGCCGCCGCCGGCTTTCCGGAAGGCCGCCGGCCCGAAGGCTTTCAGCACAGCCTCGACCTCATGCTTGGCCGCCGCCAGCTGACTGGGACCAGCATCCAGCAGCCGGGCCAATATTATTATCCGGGCCTGCCTCAGCGCCGTTATTACGAGGCAAGCGACTTCGCCTGGGCGCCGGCGGTCGAGGCGGCCGCCCCCGCGATCCGCGCCGAGCTCGAAGCCTATCTCGCCCAAGGCAACGCCGAGTTCCGGCCCTATCTCGTCTCCAATCCCGACCGCCCGCCGAGCAACTTCCACGGCCTCACCGACAATCCGGCGTGGAGCACGCTCTACCTGTGGGAGAACGGCCGGGCGAACGCGGCGGTGGCGGAGCGTTTTCCGGCGACCATGGCGGCGATGGCCTCGGTCGACCTCGCGCGTATCTCGGTCCGCGCGCCCTCGATCCTCTTCTCGCGGCTGGGGCCGGGCGCGACCATTCCCCCGCACCATGGCGCGATCAACGCGCGCCTCATCTGCCACCTGCCGCTGATCGTGCCCGGGGGCTGCGGCTTCCGCGTCGGCGGCGAGACCCGCGCGTGGCACGAGGGCAAGCTCCTCATCTTCGACGACAGCGTGCTCCACGAAGCTTGGAACAACAGCGCGGAAGACCGGATCATCCTCATCTTCGACTGCTGGCGGCCCGAGGTCCCCGCCGACGACCGCCGCGCCATCGCCGCCATGTTCGAGGCGATCGACGGCTACTGA
- a CDS encoding alpha/beta hydrolase, whose product MPTLLTRLAALGLVVAPAAACADPVTDRIYPAPQAPITLAGAPAGTRLASVRTGDGIALTGLLDPGLADRPLLLVFHGNASSAATALAWLAPLTEDGFGILTAEYRGYSGNAGRPSEAGLVADAEAFLALARAEAKGRPVWVIGHSLGGGVALALSRRERLDALVTIGTFTRLRDMSGKLTRAFVPDDYRNTDAVRLLDEPYFVIHGLRDANVPWQQGEQLHKAAVGKTGASFILPTADHHPPAAALRPVFASISARLAGAPPPPLGSETKVVDFPTLAEAAAARAK is encoded by the coding sequence GTGCCTACTCTACTGACCCGACTCGCCGCGCTCGGCCTGGTCGTCGCGCCGGCGGCGGCCTGCGCCGACCCCGTCACCGACCGCATCTATCCCGCGCCGCAGGCCCCGATCACGCTTGCCGGCGCGCCCGCCGGAACCCGTCTTGCCAGTGTCCGCACCGGCGACGGGATCGCGCTGACCGGGTTGCTCGATCCGGGCCTGGCCGACCGGCCGCTGCTGCTCGTCTTCCACGGCAATGCCTCGTCGGCCGCGACCGCGCTCGCCTGGCTCGCGCCGCTCACCGAAGATGGCTTCGGCATCCTGACCGCCGAATATCGCGGCTACAGCGGCAATGCCGGTCGCCCGAGCGAGGCCGGGCTGGTTGCCGATGCCGAGGCCTTTCTCGCCCTTGCAAGGGCCGAGGCGAAGGGCCGGCCAGTCTGGGTGATCGGGCACAGCCTCGGCGGCGGGGTCGCTTTGGCCCTGTCACGCCGCGAGCGGCTCGACGCGCTCGTCACCATCGGCACCTTCACCCGGCTGCGCGACATGAGCGGCAAGCTGACCCGCGCCTTCGTCCCCGACGACTATCGCAACACCGACGCGGTGCGCCTGCTCGACGAGCCTTACTTCGTCATCCACGGCCTGCGCGACGCCAATGTCCCCTGGCAGCAAGGCGAGCAGCTCCACAAGGCCGCGGTCGGCAAGACGGGCGCTTCCTTCATCCTGCCGACCGCCGACCATCATCCGCCCGCGGCCGCGCTGCGGCCGGTCTTCGCCTCCATCAGCGCCCGTCTCGCGGGAGCCCCGCCGCCACCACTCGGGTCGGAAACGAAGGTGGTCGATTTCCCGACGCTCGCCGAAGCGGCGGCAGCGAGGGCGAAATGA
- a CDS encoding PA0069 family radical SAM protein: MPVESIPGRGATRNATPTRFRLPERLVEGEWLDAVEALDGVAPRRTHVTVEKPRSILTRNSSPDIGFDRSVNPYRGCEHGCIYCFARPTHAYHDLSPGVDFESRLFAKPDAAKLLHAALSRPGYDCAPIALGTNTDPYQPIEGKWRITRSILELLTETDHPFTITTKSDRVLRDLDLIAPAAHKGLAAVAVSVTSLDPAISRTLEPRAPSGTKRIEAIRRLNDAGVPTLLALAPVVPQITDHEMEAIVAAGAAAGARAGFYLPVRLPHEVAPLFRAWLDDHYPDRAAKVMATIRSLRGGKDNDPNFFTRMQGEGPWAELLRTRFEKAARKAGLGTTRLKLRRDLFRPPEGRQMRLL; this comes from the coding sequence ATGCCAGTCGAGTCGATCCCGGGGCGCGGCGCCACGCGCAATGCGACTCCGACGCGATTCCGCCTGCCCGAGCGGCTGGTCGAGGGCGAGTGGCTCGACGCGGTCGAGGCGCTCGACGGGGTGGCGCCGCGTCGGACTCACGTCACGGTCGAGAAGCCCAGGTCGATCCTCACCCGCAACAGCTCGCCCGACATCGGCTTCGACCGCTCGGTCAATCCCTATCGCGGCTGCGAGCATGGCTGCATCTATTGCTTCGCGCGGCCGACCCACGCCTATCACGACCTGTCGCCCGGGGTGGATTTCGAAAGCCGGCTGTTCGCCAAGCCCGATGCGGCGAAGCTCCTCCATGCCGCGCTGTCGCGGCCCGGCTACGACTGCGCGCCGATCGCGCTCGGGACCAACACCGACCCCTATCAGCCGATCGAGGGCAAGTGGCGGATCACCCGCTCGATCCTCGAGTTGCTGACCGAGACCGACCACCCTTTCACCATCACCACCAAGTCCGACCGGGTGCTGCGCGACCTCGACCTCATTGCACCGGCCGCGCACAAGGGGCTGGCCGCGGTCGCCGTCTCGGTCACCTCGCTCGATCCCGCGATCAGCCGGACGCTCGAGCCGCGCGCGCCCTCGGGGACGAAGCGGATCGAGGCGATCCGGCGGCTGAACGATGCGGGGGTGCCGACGCTGTTGGCACTCGCGCCGGTGGTGCCGCAGATCACCGATCACGAGATGGAGGCGATCGTCGCCGCCGGCGCCGCGGCGGGGGCCCGGGCGGGCTTCTATCTTCCGGTGCGGCTGCCGCACGAGGTCGCGCCGCTGTTCCGGGCGTGGCTCGACGATCATTATCCCGACCGCGCGGCCAAGGTGATGGCGACCATCCGCTCGCTTCGCGGGGGCAAGGACAACGACCCGAACTTCTTCACCCGCATGCAGGGCGAAGGCCCATGGGCGGAGCTGCTCCGTACCCGCTTCGAGAAGGCGGCGCGCAAGGCCGGGCTGGGGACGACCAGGCTCAAGCTCCGCCGCGACCTGTTCCGCCCGCCCGAAGGACGGCAGATGCGGCTGCTGTAG
- a CDS encoding vWA domain-containing protein has product MFISFVEALRRGGIPASLKEHLLLLEALDAEVIERTPEQFYYLARAVFVHDESKLDRFDRVFGEVFKGLVAPEGEEHPALPEEWLRLVAEKYLTPEEMERVKSLGSWDEIMETLKKRLEEQEGRHQGGNKWIGTGGTSPFGHGGYNPEGVRIGGPGKHGRAIKVWEKREFQDLDDRREIGTRAIKVALRRLRRFAREGAADELDIEGTIDGTARRGWLDVRMRPERHNAVKVLLFLDIGGSMDGHVRLVEELFSAARTEFKHLEHFYFHNCIYEGVWKENRRRWTERTNTWDILHKFGADHKLVIVGDAAMSPYEVTHPGGSIEHMNEEPGSVWLKRLTGTYQSAAWINPTPEAYWGHSASTTILRQLMDDRMYPLTLKGLEDATRALSRKK; this is encoded by the coding sequence ATGTTCATTTCCTTCGTCGAGGCGCTTCGCCGGGGCGGCATCCCGGCCAGTCTCAAGGAGCATCTGCTGCTCCTGGAAGCGCTCGACGCCGAGGTGATCGAGCGGACGCCTGAGCAATTCTACTATCTCGCGCGCGCCGTCTTCGTTCACGACGAGAGCAAGCTCGACCGGTTCGACCGCGTCTTCGGCGAAGTCTTCAAGGGCCTGGTCGCGCCCGAGGGCGAGGAGCACCCTGCCCTCCCCGAGGAATGGCTGCGGCTGGTCGCCGAGAAATATCTCACCCCGGAGGAGATGGAGCGGGTCAAGAGCCTCGGCTCGTGGGACGAGATCATGGAGACGCTGAAGAAGCGGCTCGAGGAACAGGAAGGCCGGCACCAGGGCGGCAACAAGTGGATCGGAACCGGGGGCACCTCCCCCTTCGGCCACGGCGGCTACAATCCGGAAGGCGTGCGCATCGGCGGGCCCGGCAAGCATGGCCGCGCGATCAAGGTGTGGGAAAAGCGCGAGTTCCAGGACCTCGACGACCGCCGCGAGATCGGGACCCGCGCGATCAAGGTGGCGCTTCGCCGGCTGCGCCGCTTCGCCCGCGAAGGCGCCGCCGACGAACTCGACATCGAGGGCACGATCGACGGCACGGCGCGGCGCGGCTGGCTCGACGTCCGGATGCGGCCCGAGCGGCACAATGCGGTGAAGGTGCTGCTTTTCCTCGACATCGGCGGGTCGATGGACGGCCACGTCAGGCTGGTGGAGGAATTGTTCAGCGCAGCCCGCACCGAATTCAAGCATCTCGAGCACTTCTACTTCCACAATTGCATCTACGAGGGCGTGTGGAAGGAGAATCGCCGGCGCTGGACCGAGCGGACGAACACCTGGGACATCCTCCACAAGTTCGGCGCCGACCATAAGCTCGTGATCGTCGGCGACGCCGCGATGAGCCCTTATGAAGTGACCCACCCGGGCGGCTCGATCGAGCATATGAACGAGGAACCGGGCTCGGTCTGGCTCAAGCGGCTGACCGGCACCTACCAGAGCGCGGCGTGGATCAATCCGACGCCCGAGGCCTATTGGGGCCATTCGGCCTCGACCACGATCCTGCGCCAGCTGATGGACGATCGCATGTATCCGCTGACGCTGAAGGGCCTCGAGGATGCGACCCGGGCGCTCAGCCGGAAGAAGTAG
- a CDS encoding TspO/MBR family protein has translation MSTAAIVSIGVALFLGVAGGLLTEIGPWYRALRKPRLQPPDWLFGPAWTIILGLAAWSATIAWNAAQGPGEQRLVALLFGANAVLHLLWSPLFFKWKRPDLALIEVIFLWASLVALVTLLWPISTKASLLILPYLAWVSFASWLNWQIVRLNPRTAQ, from the coding sequence ATGTCCACGGCAGCGATCGTCAGTATCGGGGTCGCCCTGTTCCTCGGGGTCGCGGGCGGGCTGCTGACCGAGATCGGGCCGTGGTACCGGGCCTTGCGAAAGCCGCGGTTGCAGCCGCCCGACTGGCTGTTCGGGCCGGCGTGGACGATCATCCTCGGGCTTGCCGCCTGGTCGGCGACCATCGCCTGGAACGCGGCGCAAGGGCCGGGCGAGCAGCGGCTCGTGGCCCTGCTGTTCGGCGCCAATGCCGTGCTGCACCTGCTGTGGAGCCCGCTCTTCTTCAAGTGGAAGCGGCCCGACCTTGCGCTGATCGAGGTGATCTTCCTGTGGGCTTCACTGGTGGCGCTGGTGACCTTGCTGTGGCCGATCTCGACGAAGGCCAGCCTGCTGATCCTGCCCTACCTCGCCTGGGTCAGCTTCGCGAGCTGGCTCAACTGGCAGATCGTGCGCCTGAACCCGCGCACTGCTCAGTAG
- a CDS encoding M28 family peptidase, with protein sequence MRIFPPALLAAVALPALALAQPAPPPPPVAVPPEVAKLRDAALADDYAWDITEGLTTEVGQRQAGTPAEARARDWAVRRLAAMGFSNVRVQPFTMPVWTRGYEAAEILAPFPQKMAVAALGNSASTGIDGITGEIVGFDSVDALRAAPDEAVRGKIVFIDHKMTPTQDGSGYGQFGAPRRQGPTIASQKGAIGIVVRSIGTDHHRNPHTGTQSFANGATPIPAGALSVPDAEQMVRILKRGQPVRMHLTLVSRTLADQPSGNVIAEVPGRDPSLAPVLVGGHLDSWDLATGAIDDASGVAIAAAAAKRIMDAGQPLRTIRIVWFGAEEPGLFGGAAYQKALGAQPHWAMLESDFGADRIWRVTSKLGPERRTEARTIAAALAPLGIVAGSFEEAEGSDIGPMLAAGQPGVGLSQDGTRYFDYHHTPDDTLDKVDPVQLRQNVAAWTATVAVLAGPLTPWKAAPRPGKRRK encoded by the coding sequence ATGCGTATCTTTCCCCCGGCCCTGCTCGCCGCCGTCGCCCTCCCCGCCCTCGCACTGGCCCAGCCCGCCCCGCCGCCGCCGCCCGTCGCCGTCCCGCCCGAGGTTGCGAAGCTGCGCGATGCGGCGCTCGCCGACGATTATGCCTGGGACATCACCGAGGGGCTGACCACCGAGGTCGGACAGCGGCAGGCCGGAACGCCCGCCGAGGCGCGTGCGCGCGACTGGGCGGTGCGGAGGCTTGCCGCCATGGGCTTCAGCAACGTCCGCGTGCAGCCTTTCACCATGCCGGTCTGGACCCGCGGCTATGAAGCGGCCGAGATCCTCGCCCCCTTCCCGCAGAAGATGGCCGTCGCCGCGCTCGGTAACAGCGCCTCGACGGGGATCGACGGCATCACCGGCGAGATCGTCGGCTTCGACAGCGTCGACGCGCTCCGTGCCGCCCCCGACGAGGCGGTCCGCGGCAAGATCGTCTTCATCGACCACAAGATGACGCCAACCCAGGACGGATCGGGCTACGGCCAGTTCGGCGCGCCGCGCCGGCAGGGTCCGACCATCGCCAGCCAGAAGGGCGCGATCGGGATCGTCGTCCGCTCGATCGGCACCGACCACCATCGCAATCCGCATACCGGCACGCAGAGCTTCGCCAATGGCGCGACGCCGATCCCCGCTGGCGCGCTGTCGGTCCCCGACGCCGAGCAGATGGTCCGCATCCTCAAGCGCGGCCAGCCGGTGCGGATGCACCTCACCCTCGTCAGCCGCACGCTGGCCGACCAGCCCTCGGGCAATGTCATCGCCGAAGTGCCGGGCCGCGATCCGAGCCTTGCCCCCGTGCTCGTGGGCGGTCACCTCGACAGCTGGGACCTCGCCACTGGCGCGATCGACGATGCCAGCGGAGTCGCGATCGCTGCCGCCGCCGCCAAGCGAATCATGGACGCCGGCCAGCCGCTCCGCACCATCCGGATCGTCTGGTTCGGCGCCGAGGAGCCGGGGCTATTCGGCGGCGCCGCCTATCAGAAGGCGCTCGGGGCCCAGCCCCACTGGGCGATGCTCGAAAGCGATTTCGGCGCCGACCGCATCTGGCGGGTGACCAGCAAGCTTGGGCCCGAACGCCGGACCGAGGCCCGGACCATCGCCGCCGCGCTCGCGCCGCTGGGGATCGTCGCCGGCTCGTTCGAGGAGGCCGAGGGCTCGGATATCGGGCCGATGCTTGCCGCCGGCCAGCCCGGGGTCGGACTCAGTCAGGACGGCACCCGCTACTTCGATTACCACCACACCCCCGACGACACGCTCGACAAGGTCGATCCCGTCCAGCTCCGCCAGAATGTCGCCGCCTGGACCGCGACGGTCGCGGTGCTCGCCGGGCCGCTCACCCCGTGGAAGGCCGCGCCGCGGCCGGGCAAGCGCCGCAAGTGA
- a CDS encoding histidine kinase dimerization/phospho-acceptor domain-containing protein, with protein sequence MRFDDRLATVLDQPAADARGRAVQWRQLVELVARGGEGGSEVRDRALERIARLMSELPVETLAATARAIAGPQVPVELVALFAARGAAASAALIAAADLDTAGWSAVRAVAADDVQPLLNAIHPAAAPASAPVPPPPAASAPPPEPATSDPPPAPPPAGLFRWECGPTGEIDWVEGAPRAALIGRSLTEPFADRFAARLPFADEALVLADEGAIAGEWRWSGTPAFFPDTGRFAGYRGFARREGIVPEDAEPAAPPLPQDDDLRELMHELRTPLNAIIGFGEIIEGQYLGPAHRSYRERAGEIVRQARRLADAVDNLDLAARLRSGRAQGETLVAVDRMRELAGDLQEEAQARGIQLMVQDHAGAGALALQPILAERLTRQFAGAILETAVAGERLSLVIDRLGGQLAIGLDRPRAIQALSERRLFDDRGQTGTRFALRLVQGLAAMVGGRLDIAPDRLVLLLPLTR encoded by the coding sequence TTGCGTTTCGACGACCGCCTGGCGACCGTGCTCGACCAGCCCGCCGCCGATGCGCGCGGGCGGGCCGTGCAGTGGCGCCAGCTGGTCGAGCTGGTGGCGCGCGGCGGCGAGGGCGGCAGCGAGGTGCGCGACCGCGCGCTCGAGCGGATCGCCCGGCTGATGAGCGAGCTTCCCGTCGAGACACTTGCCGCCACGGCGCGGGCGATCGCCGGGCCTCAAGTCCCGGTCGAGCTGGTCGCTTTGTTCGCGGCGCGCGGCGCGGCCGCCTCGGCGGCCCTGATCGCCGCCGCCGACCTCGACACCGCGGGATGGAGCGCGGTGCGCGCGGTCGCCGCCGATGACGTCCAGCCGCTGCTGAACGCCATCCATCCCGCCGCCGCTCCGGCTTCGGCACCCGTGCCGCCGCCGCCGGCCGCTTCCGCGCCCCCGCCCGAGCCCGCAACTTCCGATCCCCCGCCCGCGCCGCCGCCCGCGGGGCTGTTCCGTTGGGAATGCGGGCCGACCGGCGAGATCGACTGGGTCGAGGGCGCGCCCCGCGCCGCGCTCATCGGCCGCAGCCTGACCGAGCCCTTCGCCGACCGCTTCGCCGCGCGCCTGCCCTTTGCCGATGAAGCGCTGGTCCTCGCCGACGAGGGCGCAATCGCGGGCGAATGGCGGTGGAGCGGGACCCCGGCCTTCTTCCCCGATACCGGCCGCTTCGCCGGCTATCGCGGCTTCGCCCGCCGCGAAGGCATCGTCCCCGAGGACGCCGAGCCGGCCGCGCCGCCCCTGCCGCAGGACGACGACCTGCGCGAGCTGATGCACGAGCTGCGCACCCCGCTGAACGCGATCATCGGCTTCGGCGAGATCATTGAGGGGCAATATCTCGGTCCCGCCCATCGCAGCTATCGCGAGCGCGCCGGCGAGATCGTCCGCCAGGCGCGGCGTCTGGCCGATGCGGTCGACAATCTCGATCTGGCCGCCAGGCTTCGCTCGGGGCGCGCGCAGGGCGAGACCCTGGTCGCGGTCGACCGAATGCGCGAGCTCGCCGGCGACCTGCAGGAGGAGGCGCAGGCGCGCGGAATCCAGCTGATGGTCCAGGACCATGCCGGCGCGGGCGCGCTTGCGCTCCAGCCGATCCTCGCCGAGCGGCTCACCCGCCAGTTCGCCGGCGCGATCCTCGAGACGGCGGTGGCGGGCGAGCGGCTCAGCCTCGTCATCGACCGCCTCGGCGGCCAGCTCGCCATCGGGCTCGACCGACCGCGCGCGATCCAGGCGCTGAGCGAGCGGCGGCTGTTCGACGATCGCGGCCAGACCGGCACCCGCTTCGCCTTGCGCCTCGTCCAGGGACTGGCGGCGATGGTCGGCGGCCGGCTCGACATCGCGCCCGACCGGCTGGTGCTGCTGCTTCCGCTGACCCGCTGA